In the Candidatus Saccharibacteria bacterium oral taxon 488 genome, one interval contains:
- a CDS encoding DEAD/DEAH box helicase — MKLQFESNQQYQLDAINAVVDIFAGQPADSDDTTRYMDQDRQLSLEATIAKGNSLMLDIAQIIENTHKIQEKNGIEKSETKEGGFSIPMTFPLEINEKSLKYGMNFSIEMETGTGKTYVYLRTIHELHQCYGWKKFIIVVPSVAIREGVLKNLAITREHFADLYTKPEMDYYVWDGKKTGQAREFATNDTLQIMVITIDSFAKAQNVMNRQSDYGRPLDFIKATHPVVILDEPQNMETDIRRNAIASLNPLCTLRYSATHKHLYNLLYRLTPVDAYDKGLVKKIEVHSVQSEDNYNDAYISVLSLERQSKTRSFAKIEVDASDEYGLQRKIIKAFPGDDLEAKTGRSVYAGYYVESINHGDDCVEFSNSKVVYVGQRDESLHDDIIKRQIELTIDDHFDKQHRLGSSVKVLSLFFIDKVANYREYTANGARKGKFAKWFEEAYAKVASKPKYAGVMDGLSASEVHDGYFAADKSGQWKDSRDTKGEGGRTKDDDTAYNLIMKDKERLLDTGEPLRFIFSHSALREGWDNPNVFQICTLNETSSQMKKRQEIGRGLRLPVNVDGQRVYDDNVNILTVIANESYADFSRKLQTEIEEETGIYFGGRIKNRDNRRVVRFQKSRVLDLAFKELWDKIKHKTTYRVAIDTEKLVTEAAHELAQVTISKPNIADVKNLIDSMGNDNGFMVRETGFNAYAARQTEVKIPNLLADIQRQTQMTRRLIFEVLDQAGMFAQVAINPQQVIDETARAINRVKQRLAVDGVKYHRTGEYYDMTLFENGELQAYLYDVATKSGAIAVTDQAKTIYDYVAVDSEVEREFMQSLEDNADVKFYIKLPGWFKIDTPVGKYNPDWAVAFDGDRRIYFVAETKGSDDINDNHLSANERSKITAARQHFAEINVPYAAPVRSLRQALTMVGDGNCDI; from the coding sequence ATGAAGCTCCAATTCGAATCCAACCAACAGTACCAACTCGACGCCATCAACGCGGTAGTGGATATATTCGCTGGGCAGCCAGCGGATAGTGACGATACGACTCGCTATATGGATCAGGATAGGCAGTTAAGCCTGGAGGCGACTATCGCCAAGGGAAATAGCTTGATGCTGGATATAGCGCAGATAATTGAGAATACGCATAAAATTCAAGAGAAAAATGGTATCGAGAAAAGCGAGACGAAAGAAGGTGGCTTTAGTATTCCGATGACTTTTCCGCTCGAAATTAACGAAAAATCTCTGAAGTACGGCATGAACTTCTCCATCGAGATGGAGACCGGTACCGGAAAAACGTACGTATATCTGCGGACGATTCATGAGTTACATCAGTGCTATGGCTGGAAGAAGTTTATCATCGTGGTGCCGAGCGTGGCGATTCGTGAAGGCGTGCTGAAGAACTTGGCGATTACCAGGGAACACTTCGCTGATCTCTATACCAAGCCGGAGATGGACTACTACGTCTGGGACGGCAAGAAAACTGGTCAGGCTCGTGAGTTTGCGACGAACGATACGTTGCAGATCATGGTGATTACCATCGACAGCTTTGCCAAGGCACAGAATGTGATGAATCGGCAGAGCGACTATGGTCGACCGCTCGATTTCATCAAGGCTACTCATCCGGTGGTCATTCTCGATGAGCCGCAGAATATGGAGACGGACATACGGCGGAATGCTATTGCCAGCCTTAATCCGCTGTGCACGTTGCGCTATAGTGCCACGCACAAGCACTTATACAATTTGCTTTACCGGCTGACTCCGGTCGATGCCTATGATAAAGGTTTGGTCAAGAAGATCGAGGTGCATAGCGTCCAGAGTGAGGATAATTATAATGATGCATATATCAGTGTATTGTCGTTGGAGCGTCAGTCGAAGACTCGCTCATTTGCCAAGATAGAGGTGGATGCGAGTGATGAGTATGGCTTGCAGCGCAAGATTATCAAGGCTTTTCCGGGTGATGACCTGGAGGCGAAGACAGGGCGTTCGGTCTATGCCGGCTACTATGTCGAGTCGATCAATCACGGCGATGATTGCGTCGAGTTTAGTAATAGTAAAGTAGTCTACGTTGGTCAACGTGATGAAAGTCTGCATGATGACATCATCAAGCGACAGATTGAACTGACGATTGATGATCACTTTGATAAACAGCACCGACTGGGGAGTAGCGTCAAAGTGCTGAGCCTATTCTTTATCGATAAAGTGGCAAATTATCGTGAGTATACGGCGAATGGTGCCCGGAAAGGCAAATTTGCTAAGTGGTTTGAGGAAGCCTACGCCAAGGTGGCATCTAAACCAAAATATGCCGGTGTGATGGACGGTTTGTCGGCGAGTGAGGTGCACGATGGCTACTTTGCGGCGGACAAGAGTGGTCAGTGGAAAGACTCTCGTGACACCAAGGGTGAGGGCGGCCGTACTAAGGATGACGATACGGCGTATAACTTGATCATGAAGGACAAGGAGAGGCTACTGGATACCGGCGAGCCGTTGCGGTTTATCTTTAGTCACTCGGCACTGCGTGAAGGCTGGGATAATCCTAACGTATTTCAGATTTGTACGCTTAATGAGACGTCGAGTCAAATGAAAAAGCGCCAAGAGATCGGACGAGGGTTGCGCCTGCCGGTGAATGTTGACGGGCAACGAGTCTATGACGATAATGTTAATATACTAACGGTGATTGCTAATGAGAGTTACGCGGATTTTAGCCGTAAGCTCCAGACGGAGATTGAAGAAGAGACTGGTATCTACTTCGGTGGACGGATCAAGAATCGTGACAATCGGCGAGTCGTCAGATTTCAGAAATCACGGGTGCTTGACCTGGCCTTTAAGGAACTATGGGATAAAATTAAACATAAAACGACCTACCGGGTGGCGATTGATACAGAAAAGTTGGTGACGGAGGCGGCTCATGAATTAGCACAAGTCACTATTAGCAAACCGAATATCGCTGATGTTAAAAACCTGATTGATTCCATGGGTAATGATAATGGCTTTATGGTGCGCGAGACCGGTTTCAACGCCTATGCAGCGCGCCAAACTGAGGTAAAGATACCGAATTTATTAGCGGATATTCAGCGTCAGACACAAATGACGCGTCGGTTGATATTTGAGGTGCTTGATCAAGCGGGGATGTTTGCGCAGGTAGCTATTAATCCACAGCAGGTGATTGATGAAACAGCTCGGGCGATTAATCGGGTAAAACAGCGCTTGGCGGTTGACGGCGTTAAATATCACAGGACAGGCGAGTATTATGACATGACGTTGTTTGAGAATGGTGAGCTACAGGCGTACTTGTATGATGTGGCAACAAAGAGTGGGGCGATTGCAGTGACCGACCAGGCAAAAACAATCTACGATTACGTGGCGGTTGATTCAGAAGTTGAGCGTGAATTCATGCAGTCGCTGGAGGATAATGCTGACGTGAAATTCTACATCAAGCTACCAGGTTGGTTCAAAATTGATACACCGGTTGGTAAATATAATCCGGATTGGGCGGTGGCATTTGATGGCGATAGGCGGATTTACTTTGTGGCGGAGACGAAAGGCTCGGATGATATTAACGATAATCACTTGAGCGCCAATGAGCGAAGTAAAATTACTGCGGCCCGCCAGCATTTTGCAGAAATTAATGTACCATATGCGGCGCCGGTGCGGAGTTTGCGGCAGGCGTTGACTATGGTCGGAGATGGTAATTGTGACATCTGA
- a CDS encoding virulence RhuM family protein, translating into MTDFLLYKTSDNKVSISVQIQDETVWLTQEQMAELFDKSKKTISEHIRNIYLESELTELATMRKSGNSGFSTKPTNYYNLDVIISVGYRVKSLRGTQFRQWATKRLREYIIKGFTMDDERLKQGGGRYFRELLQRIRDIRSSERNLYQQVTDIYATSIDYKEDAKLTRQFFATVQNKMHVAAHGKTAAELVYERADAKKPNMGLTNFKGNYITSDDVKVAKNYLSEEELNILNLIVSQYLDFAELQATRQKAMTMQQWIDKLDEFLKLSDSSVLVGAGKIKHEQAMIKARCEFKKYRDEEMRRLESDFDKVTKELRRRG; encoded by the coding sequence ATGACGGATTTTCTCCTCTACAAAACCTCCGACAACAAAGTCTCCATAAGCGTCCAAATCCAAGACGAAACAGTTTGGCTGACACAAGAGCAAATGGCGGAGCTGTTCGATAAATCAAAGAAAACCATAAGTGAACACATTCGAAATATTTATCTTGAAAGCGAGTTGACCGAGCTAGCGACTATGAGAAAATCTGGAAATTCCGGATTTTCTACAAAACCGACGAATTATTACAATCTTGACGTCATCATCTCTGTTGGTTATCGGGTTAAGTCATTGCGCGGCACGCAGTTTCGTCAGTGGGCGACTAAGCGGCTGCGTGAGTACATTATCAAAGGCTTTACGATGGATGACGAAAGGCTAAAGCAAGGCGGAGGGCGTTATTTCAGGGAACTTCTCCAGCGCATTCGCGATATCCGTAGTAGCGAGCGTAATCTGTACCAGCAGGTGACGGATATCTATGCGACGAGTATTGATTATAAAGAGGACGCCAAGCTGACCAGACAATTCTTCGCAACAGTGCAAAATAAAATGCATGTTGCGGCGCACGGCAAGACTGCGGCTGAGCTGGTTTATGAGAGAGCGGATGCTAAGAAGCCCAATATGGGACTGACGAATTTCAAAGGTAATTATATTACTTCGGACGACGTTAAAGTCGCTAAGAACTATCTAAGTGAGGAAGAGTTGAATATTCTGAACCTGATTGTCTCGCAGTACCTTGATTTTGCTGAGCTGCAAGCAACCAGGCAGAAAGCGATGACAATGCAGCAGTGGATAGACAAGCTAGATGAATTTCTGAAGCTTAGCGATTCATCAGTGCTGGTCGGAGCCGGTAAAATTAAACACGAACAAGCGATGATTAAGGCGAGGTGTGAGTTTAAGAAATACCGTGATGAGGAAATGCGTCGGCTGGAGAGTGATTTTGATAAGGTAACAAAAGAGCTAAGAAGAAGGGGTTGA
- a CDS encoding site-specific DNA-methyltransferase, with amino-acid sequence MNGYNDNIHQQQIDKLKQLFPEVITEGKIDWQKLQATLGEAVDLGERYGLGWKGKSDVFATIQEKTVQTLHPDRANSVDWDTTGNMFIEGDNLATLKILHKAYYGKVKMIYIDPPYNTGNDFIYNDDFKQTRRSYEAEAGITDDEGNVVRDDGLRTNTGGHKHSNWLNMMYPRLFLARNLLRQDGVIFVSIDDNEVHNLRLMMNEIFGEENFVAQIIWERAYAPVNLKYHFSESHDYIVCFARNIDQLGRLSLKRNEEADARYKNPDNDPRGPYKADNFSVGPANPKNIYEIITPNGRRVLPPSGYSWRFSEEKTRELIADNRVWFGKDGNNVPAYKRFLSEVKDGVTPMTVWKYTDVGHSQDATKEVKDLFDGVAYFDYPKSVKLIKQLTSLCTSNDDIILDFFSGSGTTAHAVAELNAEDGGNRRWICVQLPELTDEKSEAYKASYRTIADIARERIRRAGAKIRADQADKLASRNAPLDLGFRAYRVGDSNFKQWNELVSDPEEIRQQALASLDPLEEGTTDDDLLTELLLKRGISPLTKIDQHDKLCFILSEKLAICLAHSMTEELFTAILATKPSSIILLDRAFGDDDINLKVNLLLQAEWQGVEVEVV; translated from the coding sequence ATGAACGGCTACAACGACAATATACATCAGCAACAGATTGATAAGCTCAAGCAGCTCTTCCCCGAGGTAATCACCGAAGGTAAGATCGACTGGCAGAAGCTCCAGGCGACTCTGGGTGAGGCGGTTGATCTGGGTGAGCGCTATGGGCTTGGCTGGAAGGGCAAGAGCGACGTCTTCGCTACCATCCAGGAGAAGACCGTTCAGACGCTCCACCCCGACCGGGCGAATTCCGTCGATTGGGATACGACGGGCAATATGTTTATCGAGGGCGACAATCTGGCGACGCTGAAGATCTTGCACAAGGCGTATTACGGCAAGGTCAAGATGATTTATATCGACCCGCCCTACAACACTGGCAATGATTTCATCTACAATGACGACTTCAAGCAGACACGCCGCAGCTATGAGGCAGAGGCAGGCATCACCGATGATGAGGGTAATGTTGTCCGAGATGACGGCCTGCGCACCAATACCGGCGGGCATAAGCACAGCAACTGGCTGAACATGATGTATCCACGCCTCTTCTTGGCACGCAACCTGCTTCGCCAAGACGGCGTCATCTTCGTCAGTATCGACGACAACGAAGTCCACAACCTCCGCCTGATGATGAATGAGATATTTGGAGAGGAGAATTTTGTAGCGCAGATTATATGGGAGCGAGCTTATGCGCCAGTCAACCTAAAGTATCATTTTTCTGAAAGTCATGATTATATCGTTTGTTTCGCACGTAATATTGATCAGCTAGGTAGGCTGTCATTAAAGCGTAACGAGGAGGCTGATGCACGATATAAAAATCCAGACAATGATCCGCGTGGCCCATATAAAGCAGATAACTTCTCTGTAGGTCCTGCGAATCCAAAGAATATCTATGAAATTATAACACCAAATGGACGAAGGGTATTGCCTCCGAGCGGATACTCCTGGCGTTTTTCGGAAGAAAAAACACGTGAATTGATAGCTGATAACCGTGTGTGGTTCGGAAAAGACGGTAACAATGTTCCTGCATATAAACGATTTTTATCAGAGGTAAAAGACGGCGTAACGCCAATGACAGTTTGGAAATATACTGATGTTGGACACTCGCAAGATGCAACAAAAGAAGTAAAGGATTTATTTGACGGTGTTGCGTATTTTGACTATCCAAAGTCAGTTAAACTAATCAAGCAGCTAACAAGCCTATGCACTAGTAACGACGATATTATCCTCGACTTCTTCTCTGGCTCTGGCACAACCGCTCATGCTGTTGCTGAACTTAACGCCGAAGACGGCGGCAATCGCCGTTGGATTTGTGTGCAGCTGCCTGAGCTGACTGACGAGAAGTCGGAGGCGTATAAAGCCAGCTATCGCACTATCGCTGACATTGCTCGTGAGCGTATCCGCCGGGCGGGTGCCAAAATCCGTGCTGACCAGGCGGACAAGTTAGCTTCTCGTAATGCTCCGCTTGACCTTGGCTTTCGGGCGTATCGGGTGGGTGATAGCAACTTCAAACAGTGGAACGAGCTGGTTTCTGACCCAGAGGAGATTCGCCAGCAGGCGCTCGCCAGCCTTGACCCGCTAGAGGAGGGTACGACTGATGACGACCTGCTGACTGAGCTCCTGCTCAAGCGTGGCATCTCGCCATTGACGAAGATTGATCAGCATGATAAACTCTGCTTTATCCTGTCCGAAAAGCTCGCCATTTGCCTGGCGCACTCCATGACAGAGGAACTATTTACAGCCATCCTCGCCACCAAACCATCATCCATCATCCTCCTCGACCGAGCCTTTGGCGACGACGACATAAATCTAAAAGTAAACCTACTCCTGCAAGCCGAGTGGCAAGGTGTTGAGGTGGAGGTGGTGTGA
- a CDS encoding Fic family protein → MSYNPEVPYKLPQISKDTLLEVQANVLQELTKANIAMAQLKGYLRGLPQTSAMLMNPIFIKEAVESSEVENINTTLLEVMQRQIAPDVESKSSSQLVVNYLSASRWGYNHIEKYGLTHRIITGIQHKLVPDGVEGFRRLPVVIGDGRGKVHYTPPVASDIPNLIAEWEKLVNNNKQVDPLLLAAAGHYQFEAIHPFEDGNGRTGRMLINLHFINAGLLDVPVVHVSQYINAHKSQYYKLLRAVTSEGNLEDFVRFMLKAFTTQANHSFALLQRIQELQEEYRDQVRTKLPSIYTNELLNAIFAKPVRTPFQLAKDMGSHYITSSKYLRKLEEIGLLTNVKQGRYMYYVNHKLLALIENKRHMEPKKAAIIKTEAREV, encoded by the coding sequence ATGAGTTATAACCCAGAGGTACCATATAAATTACCGCAGATATCAAAAGATACGTTGCTTGAAGTGCAAGCAAATGTATTACAGGAATTAACTAAGGCGAATATAGCTATGGCACAGCTAAAAGGTTATCTGAGAGGCCTACCGCAAACAAGTGCCATGCTCATGAATCCTATTTTTATCAAAGAAGCGGTTGAAAGCTCCGAGGTTGAAAATATTAACACTACATTGCTTGAGGTTATGCAACGTCAAATAGCGCCAGATGTTGAAAGTAAGTCTAGTAGCCAGCTGGTTGTAAATTATCTATCAGCTTCTCGTTGGGGATATAATCATATTGAAAAATATGGCCTTACGCACCGTATCATTACTGGCATTCAGCATAAACTTGTTCCTGATGGCGTTGAAGGTTTTCGAAGATTACCAGTGGTGATTGGTGACGGTCGAGGTAAGGTTCATTATACCCCTCCTGTGGCATCAGATATTCCGAATCTTATTGCCGAGTGGGAAAAACTTGTAAACAACAATAAGCAAGTTGACCCACTATTATTAGCTGCTGCTGGACATTATCAATTTGAGGCGATTCACCCGTTTGAGGATGGTAATGGTCGTACTGGTCGTATGTTGATTAATCTTCATTTTATTAACGCAGGACTGCTCGATGTGCCGGTCGTTCATGTCAGTCAGTATATTAATGCGCATAAGTCACAGTACTATAAACTACTACGAGCTGTTACTTCAGAAGGTAATTTGGAAGATTTTGTGCGCTTTATGTTAAAGGCGTTTACTACTCAGGCTAATCATAGCTTTGCATTACTTCAGCGAATTCAGGAATTACAAGAAGAATACCGAGATCAGGTCCGTACGAAGTTGCCGAGTATATATACTAATGAACTACTTAATGCTATCTTTGCAAAGCCAGTTCGAACACCGTTTCAGCTAGCAAAGGATATGGGATCGCACTATATTACCTCAAGTAAATATTTGAGAAAACTTGAAGAAATAGGCTTACTCACTAATGTTAAACAGGGTAGATATATGTACTACGTGAACCATAAATTGCTTGCCTTGATTGAGAATAAAAGACATATGGAGCCTAAAAAAGCGGCAATCATAAAAACAGAGGCAAGAGAGGTGTAG
- the radC gene encoding DNA repair protein RadC yields the protein MKVLDKPKIDRPREKLARYGTARLSDLELLMAIIGSGNKQADVGKIAREVLKILRQKGGDVSYDDLSSVVGLGEAKIPVIVASLELARRYLLDSDQPIIDSPEKAVELLADIRDKKQEYFVCLTLDGANRLIAKRVVTIGTLTASLVHPREVFADAIADRAASIIVAHNHPSGSLEASQADKDVTNRLAEAGKLLGITLNDHIVVTKLSYISIHHTNN from the coding sequence ATGAAGGTGCTCGACAAGCCGAAAATCGACCGTCCGCGCGAGAAATTGGCGCGTTACGGTACGGCGCGGCTGAGCGACTTGGAGTTGTTGATGGCGATTATCGGTAGCGGCAATAAACAGGCCGATGTCGGTAAAATTGCGCGCGAAGTGCTGAAAATTTTGCGTCAAAAAGGCGGTGATGTTTCGTATGATGATCTGAGCAGTGTGGTTGGTTTGGGTGAAGCGAAAATTCCGGTGATTGTGGCGAGTTTGGAACTGGCGCGGCGGTACTTGCTGGATAGCGACCAACCAATCATCGACAGCCCAGAAAAGGCCGTCGAGCTGCTGGCCGACATTCGCGACAAAAAGCAGGAATATTTCGTCTGCCTGACACTGGACGGCGCCAATCGTTTGATCGCCAAGCGGGTGGTGACCATCGGCACGCTGACGGCCAGTCTGGTGCACCCGCGCGAGGTCTTCGCCGACGCCATCGCCGACCGCGCCGCCAGTATCATCGTGGCGCATAATCATCCGAGCGGGAGTTTGGAGGCGAGTCAGGCTGATAAAGATGTCACGAATAGGCTAGCAGAAGCGGGAAAATTGCTCGGTATTACGCTTAATGATCATATTGTTGTTACTAAACTGTCGTATATTTCGATACATCACACAAATAACTAG
- a CDS encoding anaerobic ribonucleoside-triphosphate reductase activating protein, protein MTMPPNTSELAPSLSQLKVAIGGIQKLSLVDYPGHVAAALFLSGCNMRCGYCHNPELVLPERLAPSIPVEEAMIFLKSRIGKLDGVVISGGEPTVNEDLPVLCRMIKNLGFDVKLDTNGTHPDMVRGMVEEGTIDFIAMDVKGPLEKYVEIAARPIDLEAIKENVRLMIDSGIGHEFRTTIVREQLEVADFEKIGELVKGAKRFALQHFRTGTTISPKFANYHTFTDEEFRAAQKIMERYVEECVIH, encoded by the coding sequence ATGACGATGCCGCCGAACACCAGCGAGCTAGCGCCGTCGCTATCCCAGCTTAAGGTGGCGATTGGCGGGATTCAGAAGCTGTCGCTGGTGGACTATCCAGGGCATGTGGCGGCAGCGCTGTTTCTCTCCGGCTGCAATATGCGCTGCGGCTATTGCCATAATCCGGAGCTGGTACTACCCGAGCGGTTAGCGCCGAGCATCCCGGTCGAGGAGGCGATGATTTTTCTGAAATCGCGCATCGGCAAGCTAGACGGCGTGGTGATTTCTGGCGGCGAGCCGACGGTTAACGAAGATTTGCCGGTGCTGTGCCGGATGATCAAGAACCTAGGTTTTGATGTCAAGCTGGACACTAACGGCACGCATCCTGACATGGTGCGCGGCATGGTCGAGGAGGGGACGATTGACTTTATCGCTATGGACGTCAAGGGGCCGCTGGAAAAATACGTAGAGATTGCGGCGCGGCCGATTGATCTGGAAGCCATCAAGGAGAACGTGCGGTTGATGATTGACTCAGGAATTGGTCATGAATTTCGAACGACGATCGTCCGCGAGCAGTTGGAGGTAGCGGATTTTGAAAAGATTGGCGAGCTAGTCAAAGGCGCCAAGCGATTTGCCTTGCAGCATTTTCGCACCGGTACAACCATTAGCCCGAAATTTGCCAACTACCACACCTTTACTGATGAAGAATTTAGAGCCGCTCAAAAAATAATGGAAAGGTATGTCGAGGAATGCGTGATTCACTAA
- a CDS encoding ribonucleoside triphosphate reductase gives MYKSIKKRDGRTVKFDRKKIEKAIEKAGLETGEFDAKQAVKLTDKVLAVLETRNPKRLPGVEDIQDIVEDILIDSKFKKTAKAYIIYRDQHKKLREITSNAHVDLIDKYVNNLDWKVKENSNMGYSLQGLNNYVSAEITKTYWLDKIYSPKIGRAHKEGDLHIHDLNLLSVYCVGWDLMDLLRQGFTGVKNKVASKPAKHFRSALGQVVNFFYTLQGEAAGAQAFSDFDTLLAPFIRTDKLSYDEVKQALQEFVFNVNVPTRVGFQTPFTNITLDLECPKHMAGNPVIIGGEMQDTNYGDYQEEMNMLNKALLEVLSEGDANGRVFTFPIPTVNITKDFNWDNPVIENLWEASAKYGIPYFSNFINSDMDPEDARSMCCRLRIDNRQLEYRGGGLFGSNPMTGSIGVVTINLPRLALKSKNEKEFFKGLGELMDMARDSLETKRKVLEQLTDSDISLYPYTKFYLRDIKKRFNEYWKNHFSTIGLIGTNEAALNLLGVDIGTEKGKAFAEKTLDFMRDRLVEYQKETGNNYNLEATPAEGTTYRLAQLDKASFPDRAHFANGLGAAVKHPFYTNSSHLPVNYTDDLFELMDLQDNLQTKYTGGTVIHFFLGERMDDPQTLKKLVKTICENYKLPYFTFTPSFSICANHGYIVGEHPACPNCGESTEVYSRVVGFLRPVSQWNNGKQAEFDMREHYDDAAEHQRASAVAIPA, from the coding sequence ATGTACAAATCAATCAAAAAACGCGATGGTCGGACTGTTAAATTTGACCGTAAAAAAATTGAGAAAGCCATCGAGAAGGCGGGCCTGGAGACTGGCGAATTTGATGCCAAACAGGCTGTCAAATTGACTGACAAGGTGCTGGCAGTACTGGAAACCCGCAACCCAAAACGCTTGCCAGGTGTCGAAGATATCCAGGACATTGTCGAGGATATTTTGATTGATTCTAAGTTTAAGAAAACCGCCAAGGCCTACATCATTTACCGCGACCAGCATAAAAAACTGCGTGAAATTACATCCAACGCGCACGTCGATTTGATCGATAAATACGTCAATAACTTGGATTGGAAAGTCAAAGAAAACTCCAACATGGGTTATAGTTTGCAGGGTCTGAATAATTACGTTTCGGCGGAAATTACCAAGACCTACTGGCTGGATAAGATCTATTCGCCGAAAATCGGCCGGGCGCACAAAGAGGGTGATCTGCACATTCACGACCTCAATTTGCTAAGTGTCTACTGTGTCGGTTGGGATCTGATGGATTTGCTGCGCCAAGGCTTCACTGGCGTTAAAAACAAGGTTGCTTCCAAGCCGGCTAAGCATTTTCGTTCAGCTCTTGGGCAGGTGGTCAATTTCTTCTACACTTTGCAGGGCGAGGCGGCTGGCGCTCAGGCGTTCTCTGACTTTGATACTCTCTTGGCGCCGTTCATTCGCACTGATAAGCTGAGCTATGACGAGGTCAAGCAAGCGCTGCAGGAGTTCGTCTTTAATGTCAACGTGCCAACTCGGGTTGGTTTCCAGACGCCGTTTACCAACATTACGCTTGATCTGGAATGTCCGAAGCATATGGCCGGCAACCCGGTGATCATCGGCGGCGAGATGCAGGATACCAACTACGGCGATTATCAGGAAGAGATGAACATGCTTAATAAAGCGCTATTGGAGGTGTTGTCCGAGGGCGACGCCAACGGACGAGTCTTTACCTTCCCGATTCCGACAGTCAACATCACCAAAGATTTCAACTGGGATAATCCGGTCATTGAAAATCTTTGGGAAGCTAGCGCCAAATACGGCATTCCGTACTTCTCGAACTTCATCAATTCCGACATGGATCCAGAAGATGCGCGCTCGATGTGCTGTCGCTTGCGCATTGATAATCGCCAGCTGGAGTATCGCGGCGGCGGCTTGTTTGGCAGTAATCCGATGACCGGTTCAATTGGCGTGGTGACGATTAACCTGCCGCGCTTGGCGCTGAAATCGAAGAACGAGAAAGAGTTTTTCAAGGGCTTGGGCGAGCTGATGGATATGGCGCGCGACAGCCTGGAGACCAAACGCAAGGTGCTGGAGCAGCTGACCGATTCGGATATCAGCCTGTATCCATACACCAAGTTTTATCTGCGAGATATTAAAAAGCGCTTCAACGAGTACTGGAAAAATCACTTCTCAACCATCGGTTTGATCGGCACCAACGAGGCAGCGTTGAATTTGCTGGGCGTTGACATCGGCACTGAGAAGGGTAAGGCATTTGCCGAGAAAACGCTTGACTTCATGCGCGATCGGCTGGTCGAGTACCAGAAAGAAACGGGCAATAATTACAACCTGGAGGCGACGCCAGCCGAGGGCACGACCTACCGTTTGGCGCAGCTTGACAAGGCCAGCTTCCCTGACCGAGCACACTTTGCCAATGGTTTGGGCGCGGCGGTCAAGCATCCGTTCTACACCAACTCCAGCCACTTGCCGGTCAACTATACTGACGACCTGTTCGAGTTGATGGATTTGCAGGATAATTTGCAGACCAAATACACGGGCGGCACGGTGATTCACTTCTTCCTGGGTGAGCGCATGGATGATCCACAAACGCTCAAGAAATTGGTCAAGACAATTTGCGAAAACTACAAATTGCCATACTTTACCTTCACGCCAAGCTTCTCGATTTGCGCTAATCACGGCTACATCGTTGGCGAACATCCGGCTTGCCCGAATTGCGGCGAAAGTACCGAAGTTTACTCACGTGTGGTTGGCTTCTTGCGTCCAGTTTCTCAGTGGAATAACGGTAAGCAAGCTGAATTTGACATGAGGGAGCATTATGACGATGCCGCCGAACACCAGCGAGCTAGCGCCGTCGCTATCCCAGCTTAA
- a CDS encoding uridine kinase, whose translation MTTSHPLIILRGNSGCGKTSTARLLQRQLGYGTMLVSQDVVRREILRVKDSESNPAIQLIYDLCMYGNKVGYTVILEGILSNKKYGAMLHRLLNDFQGEKLIYYFDISFKETVRRHATKPNAHEFGESEMRQWWKDQDVLDVPGERRIGEKLAQAEIVDMIYRDVLALSEETKTSALHM comes from the coding sequence GTGACGACCTCTCATCCGCTGATCATTCTCCGCGGTAATTCTGGCTGCGGTAAAACCAGCACGGCGCGCTTGCTCCAGCGTCAACTAGGCTACGGCACGATGTTGGTGTCGCAGGATGTGGTGCGCCGAGAAATACTTCGCGTGAAAGACAGTGAAAGCAACCCGGCGATTCAGTTGATTTATGATCTATGTATGTACGGCAACAAAGTTGGTTATACGGTGATTTTGGAAGGTATTTTGAGTAATAAAAAATACGGCGCGATGCTACATCGGCTGCTGAATGATTTTCAGGGCGAAAAACTGATTTATTATTTTGATATATCGTTTAAGGAAACGGTGCGCCGCCACGCCACTAAGCCAAACGCTCATGAATTTGGCGAATCGGAAATGCGCCAGTGGTGGAAAGATCAGGATGTTTTGGATGTGCCAGGTGAGCGGCGAATTGGCGAGAAGCTGGCTCAGGCGGAAATTGTTGATATGATTTACCGTGACGTCTTGGCGTTATCAGAGGAAACAAAGACTTCCGCACTTCATATGTAA